One Actinomyces marmotae DNA window includes the following coding sequences:
- the ileS gene encoding isoleucine--tRNA ligase, giving the protein MAEQTQASATAHTGAAFYPLHRDGERVDPSPSFPALEQETLAYWKADDTFAASVEARPAHDAGGHSNEFVFYDGPPFANGLPHYGHLLTGYVKDAVGRFQTQMGRRVERRFGWDTHGLPAELEAQRLLGIDDISEITRPGGLGIEAFNAECRTSVLRYTEEWEDYVTRQARWVDFGHDYKTLDPTYMESVLWAFKTLYDKGLAYQGYRVLPYCWHDRTPLSNHELRMDDDVYQDRQDNTVTVGMPLTEAILDGAPELVLIWTTTPWTLPSNLAVAAGPDVDYAVVEVPSGLDSPLAGRRVILAEALVGSYAKELAAEGVEPAVLARLKGSELVGRRYHPIFDYFDDDAHRAQGAAPGPNGWTIIAGDYVTTEDGTGLVHIAPAFGEDDMLVCQEAGIGAVIPVDDGGAFTSEVPDYAGMQVFDANKPIIVDLRDGSGPLRGRDEAARPVLVRQASYVHSYPHCWRCRKPLIYKAVSSWFVRVTAIRDRMVELNQEITWTPAHIKDGIFGNWLAGARDWSISRNRYWGAPIPVWVSDDPAYPRTDVYGSFAELEADFGVEVTDLHRPFIDTLTRPNPDDPTGKSMMRRIPDVLDCWFESGSMPFAQVHYPFENVDWFESHNPGDFIVEYIGQTRGWFYTLHVLATALFDRPAFTSCVSHGILLGDDGAKMSKSLRNYPDVSMVFDRDGADAMRWFLLSSPVVRGGNLAVTDKAIRDTVRQVLLPLWNTWHFFALYAGQMNDGEGYVSPGVDLSDTALFGRKGSLHVMDRYILARARDLAETVGAQMGSYEITGATVTIRDFLDVLTNWYLRASRSRFTDDDPAVARPAFDTLATVLRVLTEVMAPLAPLVSEEVWRGLTGGRSVHLTDWPVLPAHVADPALVTAMDEARDAVSAALGLRKAEKLRVRQPLRSLLIATAQPEALAPFADLIAEEINVKAVRVLDAANAGYELREELSLNPRAFTPEVRKLTSKLFAAVKAGEWALTEDGDVRFDGVTIDGAPVVLEAEEASFTLTQRIEVDDDALSATVLASGAFVVLDTALDEELEAEGWARDLIRLVQDERKAAGLHVGDRIRLTLTVPEDRGAWTGAHLALIKAETGCVDASVVTSPSAGRPSAVVVRSEG; this is encoded by the coding sequence GGACACTCACGGCCTGCCCGCCGAGCTCGAGGCCCAGCGCCTGCTCGGCATCGACGACATCTCCGAGATCACGCGCCCCGGCGGCCTCGGCATCGAGGCCTTCAACGCCGAGTGCCGCACCTCCGTGCTGCGCTACACCGAGGAGTGGGAGGACTACGTCACCCGCCAGGCGCGCTGGGTCGACTTCGGCCACGACTACAAGACCCTCGACCCCACCTACATGGAGAGCGTCCTGTGGGCCTTCAAGACCCTCTATGACAAGGGCCTGGCCTACCAGGGATACCGCGTGCTGCCCTACTGCTGGCACGACCGCACGCCCCTGAGCAACCACGAGTTGCGCATGGACGACGACGTCTACCAGGACCGCCAGGACAACACGGTCACCGTGGGCATGCCGCTGACCGAGGCGATCCTCGACGGCGCCCCCGAACTCGTCCTCATCTGGACGACGACCCCCTGGACCCTGCCGTCCAACCTCGCCGTCGCCGCGGGGCCGGACGTCGACTACGCCGTCGTCGAGGTGCCCTCCGGACTCGATTCCCCCCTGGCCGGCCGCCGCGTCATCCTGGCCGAGGCGCTCGTGGGCTCCTACGCCAAGGAGCTGGCCGCCGAGGGCGTCGAGCCCGCCGTCCTGGCCCGCCTGAAGGGCTCCGAGCTGGTGGGGCGCCGCTACCACCCGATCTTCGACTACTTCGATGACGACGCCCACCGCGCCCAGGGTGCCGCCCCGGGCCCGAACGGCTGGACGATCATCGCCGGCGACTACGTCACCACCGAGGACGGCACCGGACTGGTCCACATCGCCCCGGCCTTCGGTGAGGACGACATGCTCGTGTGCCAGGAGGCCGGGATCGGCGCCGTCATCCCCGTCGACGACGGCGGCGCGTTCACCTCCGAGGTCCCCGACTACGCCGGGATGCAGGTCTTCGACGCCAACAAGCCGATCATCGTCGACCTGCGCGACGGCTCCGGGCCGCTGAGGGGCCGGGACGAGGCCGCCCGGCCCGTCCTCGTGCGCCAGGCCTCCTACGTGCACAGCTACCCGCACTGCTGGCGCTGCCGCAAGCCTCTCATCTACAAGGCGGTCTCCTCCTGGTTCGTGCGGGTCACCGCCATCAGGGACCGCATGGTGGAACTCAATCAGGAGATCACCTGGACTCCCGCCCACATCAAGGACGGCATCTTCGGCAACTGGCTCGCCGGGGCCCGCGACTGGTCGATCTCGCGCAACCGCTACTGGGGGGCCCCGATCCCCGTGTGGGTCTCGGACGACCCCGCCTACCCGCGCACCGATGTCTACGGCTCCTTCGCCGAGCTGGAGGCCGACTTCGGCGTCGAGGTCACCGACCTGCACCGCCCCTTCATCGACACCCTCACGCGTCCCAACCCGGACGACCCCACGGGCAAGTCGATGATGCGCCGCATCCCCGACGTCCTGGACTGCTGGTTCGAGTCCGGCTCCATGCCCTTCGCCCAGGTCCATTACCCCTTCGAGAACGTCGACTGGTTCGAGTCGCACAACCCCGGGGACTTCATCGTGGAGTACATCGGGCAGACCCGCGGCTGGTTCTACACCCTCCACGTGCTGGCCACCGCCCTGTTCGACCGCCCCGCCTTCACCTCCTGCGTCTCCCACGGCATCCTCCTGGGTGACGACGGCGCGAAGATGAGCAAGTCCCTGCGCAACTACCCCGACGTGTCCATGGTCTTCGACCGCGACGGCGCCGACGCCATGCGCTGGTTCCTGCTGTCCAGCCCCGTCGTGCGAGGGGGCAACCTCGCGGTGACCGACAAGGCCATCCGCGACACCGTGCGCCAGGTCCTCCTGCCCCTGTGGAACACCTGGCACTTCTTCGCCCTGTACGCCGGGCAGATGAACGACGGCGAGGGGTACGTCAGCCCCGGCGTGGACCTGTCCGACACCGCCCTGTTCGGGCGCAAGGGCTCCCTGCACGTTATGGACCGCTACATCCTGGCCCGGGCGCGCGACCTGGCCGAGACCGTGGGCGCCCAGATGGGCTCCTACGAGATCACCGGCGCCACGGTGACCATCCGCGACTTCCTCGACGTGCTCACCAACTGGTACCTGCGCGCCTCGCGCTCGCGGTTCACTGACGACGACCCCGCCGTCGCCCGGCCCGCCTTCGACACCCTGGCCACCGTGCTGCGCGTCCTGACCGAGGTCATGGCGCCCCTCGCCCCGCTGGTGAGCGAGGAGGTCTGGCGGGGGCTGACGGGCGGGCGCTCTGTCCACCTGACCGACTGGCCCGTCCTGCCCGCCCACGTCGCCGACCCGGCCCTCGTGACCGCCATGGACGAGGCCCGCGACGCCGTCTCCGCGGCCCTGGGCCTGCGCAAGGCCGAGAAGTTGCGCGTGCGCCAGCCGCTGCGCTCCCTGCTCATCGCCACCGCGCAGCCCGAGGCACTGGCCCCCTTCGCCGATCTCATCGCCGAGGAGATCAACGTCAAGGCGGTCCGCGTCCTCGACGCCGCCAACGCCGGCTACGAGCTGCGCGAGGAGCTCTCCCTCAACCCGAGGGCCTTCACCCCCGAGGTCCGCAAGCTCACCTCCAAGCTCTTCGCCGCCGTCAAGGCGGGGGAGTGGGCCCTCACCGAGGACGGCGACGTGCGCTTCGACGGCGTGACGATCGATGGTGCGCCCGTGGTCCTGGAGGCGGAGGAGGCCTCCTTCACCCTCACCCAGCGCATCGAGGTCGACGACGACGCCTTGAGCGCCACCGTCCTGGCCTCCGGCGCCTTCGTGGTGCTGGACACCGCTCTCGACGAGGAGCTTGAGGCCGAGGGCTGGGCGCGCGACCTCATCCGCCTCGTCCAGGACGAGCGCAAGGCCGCCGGTCTCCACGTGGGCGACCGGATCCGCTTGACCCTGACGGTCCCCGAGGACCGGGGCGCCTGGACGGGGGCGCACCTCGCCCTCATCAAGGCCGAGACCGGCTGCGTGGACGCCTCGGTCGTCACCAGCCCTTCGGCGGGGCGGCCCAGCGCCGTCGTCGTCCGGAGCGAGGGCTAG
- a CDS encoding glycosyltransferase family 2 protein → MIVPSFNSEGHVAETIRSVLAQTVADLEIIAVDDASTDSTVTILTGLAAQDPRITVLVQEENQGVAKARNRGLEAARGRYIAYLDSDDLWAPTKLERQIAFMGRVKAGVCITSYETIEEDGEHRNYVHVPRSFTYEKFLKNTMTCTLSVVFDTTIVDRSLLVMPDLRRGQDAATWLQVMKRGHRFHGLDECLAKYRKTAGSLSSNKIKAVKRTWHLYREVERLPRPYAAYCLAWQLSHAMVRRRRSS, encoded by the coding sequence GTGATCGTCCCCTCGTTCAACTCCGAGGGCCATGTCGCCGAGACGATCCGCAGCGTCCTGGCCCAGACCGTGGCGGACCTGGAGATCATCGCCGTCGACGACGCCTCAACGGACTCCACCGTCACCATCCTCACCGGCCTGGCGGCGCAGGACCCCCGGATCACCGTCCTGGTGCAGGAGGAGAACCAGGGCGTCGCCAAGGCGAGGAACCGCGGGCTGGAGGCGGCCCGGGGGCGCTACATCGCCTACCTCGACTCCGACGACCTATGGGCGCCCACCAAGCTGGAGCGGCAGATCGCCTTCATGGGGAGGGTCAAGGCAGGGGTGTGCATCACCTCCTACGAGACCATCGAGGAGGACGGCGAGCACCGGAACTACGTCCACGTGCCCCGGTCCTTCACTTACGAGAAGTTCCTCAAGAACACGATGACCTGCACGCTCTCCGTGGTTTTCGACACCACCATCGTCGATCGCTCCCTCCTGGTCATGCCGGACCTGCGCCGCGGGCAGGACGCCGCCACCTGGCTGCAGGTGATGAAGCGGGGCCACCGCTTCCACGGCCTGGACGAGTGCCTCGCCAAGTACAGGAAGACGGCGGGATCCCTGTCCTCCAACAAGATCAAGGCGGTCAAGCGCACCTGGCACCTCTACAGGGAGGTTGAGCGCCTGCCCCGCCCCTACGCGGCCTACTGCCTGGCCTGGCAGTTATCCCACGCGATGGTCCGACGCCGGAGGAGTTCCTGA
- a CDS encoding acyltransferase — MSLPSRVIHGARRRLSASQFRRASSAGALRAGEDLRLGSFARCSAGSTRAPSVTIGDHVFLDATLMTRGAGSISIGSHCWIGGAGATLIGAVESIRIGSDVIISTHAHIFDHNSHPTDPEARLRMTRGEHGGPLWDWTEADAAPVVIEDNVWIGEYTMVLKGVTIGRGSVVAAHSVVTKDVPPYSIVAGNPARVVKRLR; from the coding sequence ATGAGCCTGCCCTCACGAGTGATCCATGGCGCGCGACGCCGCCTGTCCGCCTCCCAGTTCCGCCGCGCCTCCTCGGCCGGGGCGCTGCGCGCCGGCGAGGACCTGCGCCTGGGCTCCTTCGCCCGCTGCTCCGCCGGCTCCACGCGCGCCCCCTCCGTGACCATCGGAGACCACGTCTTCCTCGACGCCACCCTCATGACGCGAGGCGCGGGATCCATCTCCATCGGCTCCCACTGCTGGATCGGCGGGGCGGGGGCCACCCTCATCGGCGCCGTCGAGTCGATCCGCATCGGCTCCGACGTCATCATCTCCACGCACGCCCACATCTTCGACCACAACAGCCATCCCACTGATCCCGAGGCCCGCCTGCGCATGACGCGGGGCGAGCACGGCGGGCCCCTGTGGGACTGGACCGAGGCCGACGCCGCCCCCGTGGTCATCGAGGACAACGTGTGGATCGGGGAGTACACGATGGTGCTCAAGGGGGTGACCATCGGACGCGGCTCGGTGGTGGCCGCGCACTCCGTCGTGACCAAGGACGTGCCGCCCTACTCGATCGTCGCGGGCAACCCCGCCCGGGTCGTCAAGAGGCTGCGGTGA
- a CDS encoding glycosyltransferase, whose protein sequence is MTRTQPDGSQPAARSQPAMRIMLVTHGLGTGGAEMMVLNLARELKRAGHPVLVACLGSGGTDIADALRDAGARVEALGKRKGPDPRVIAGLRRLIHEFRPTAIHTHQPVLAYVLPAVRLSGARPRLIHTVHSVATHETRLPALRRLNRYAFRHGVVPVALGEEVRDSICREYRLAPEGVPVVRNGVDVGAFACERDLDAPGARRRAPRLLCVARLAPVKNHALLLDAVAALARAGRDASLTLVGDGPLAADLDQRARTLGIADRVRFAGPQRDPAPFYAEADIFALASEHEGLPMSVIEAMAAGLPVVATAVGGVPSIVADGVNGALVNPRGPQAAQEIAAAVARIWEDPEFYGRLSRAALATAEDHSARAMMEAYCDLYR, encoded by the coding sequence ATGACACGCACGCAGCCCGACGGCTCGCAGCCGGCCGCGCGATCGCAGCCCGCCATGCGCATCATGCTCGTCACCCACGGGCTGGGCACCGGGGGCGCCGAGATGATGGTCCTCAACCTCGCCCGCGAGCTCAAGCGCGCCGGGCACCCCGTGCTCGTGGCCTGCCTGGGCTCGGGGGGCACCGACATCGCCGACGCCCTGCGCGATGCGGGTGCGCGCGTGGAGGCGCTGGGCAAGAGGAAGGGGCCGGACCCCCGTGTCATCGCCGGGCTGCGGCGCCTCATCCACGAATTCCGGCCCACCGCCATCCACACCCACCAGCCGGTCCTCGCCTACGTCCTGCCCGCCGTGCGCCTGAGCGGGGCCCGCCCCCGCCTCATCCACACCGTCCACTCCGTGGCCACCCATGAGACCCGCCTGCCCGCCCTGCGGCGCCTCAACCGCTACGCCTTCCGCCACGGGGTCGTGCCCGTCGCGCTGGGCGAGGAGGTCCGCGACTCGATCTGCCGCGAGTACCGACTCGCCCCCGAGGGCGTCCCCGTGGTCCGCAACGGCGTGGACGTGGGCGCCTTCGCCTGCGAGCGCGACCTCGATGCCCCCGGTGCCCGGCGGCGCGCCCCGCGCCTGCTGTGCGTGGCCCGGCTCGCGCCGGTGAAGAACCACGCCCTTCTCCTCGACGCCGTCGCCGCCCTGGCCCGCGCCGGGCGCGACGCCAGCCTCACCCTCGTGGGCGACGGGCCCCTCGCGGCCGATCTCGACCAGCGCGCCAGGACCCTCGGAATCGCCGACCGCGTCCGCTTCGCGGGCCCCCAGCGCGACCCCGCCCCCTTCTACGCCGAGGCCGACATCTTCGCGCTGGCCTCCGAGCACGAGGGCCTGCCCATGAGCGTCATCGAGGCCATGGCGGCCGGCCTGCCCGTCGTGGCTACGGCGGTCGGGGGAGTGCCCAGCATCGTCGCCGATGGCGTCAATGGCGCCCTCGTCAACCCCCGCGGCCCCCAGGCCGCCCAGGAGATCGCCGCCGCCGTGGCCAGGATCTGGGAGGACCCAGAGTTCTACGGCCGACTCAGCCGCGCGGCGCTCGCCACGGCGGAGGACCACTCCGCACGAGCCATGATGGAGGCCTACTGTGACCTCTACCGCTGA
- a CDS encoding O-antigen ligase family protein: protein MTSTAEMITRTGSRRPRPRWGDGAATGTAGALKEALVGFARRCYPLRYLGLMMICGILMKPSLVDESASLAPLVKALTAVIFLGLVLAHLARRAALSATLTLFILYRLAYLPPTLLGDGDLLNWGYASVAQVSVLMVIELHVGADEDSRRRLLRVLTDLLLLYLMVNAAMILLGISKDAAAGAQFSQPSYLLGIRTRVTDTIFPATMLAFLYDSTSPRRWGWRSVIAVGSGLLQIASLHVATALVGTAIAAITYVVIALRPHGRGLLSMRAVTVGGLVITLLVVVARIHLLFTSLIEGALGKSLTLTGRTDIWDSALPILADSPLLGHGINHEFGRFVPGADGGLWQAHNQYLQIMHDGGLIAVGLFVALLWVASARMDRSSCDPRARAALTSVYAAMSVMAVSEIYIYNMALFILIPFLASRVPELTGGPRAAETGPIDRSAVR, encoded by the coding sequence GTGACCTCTACCGCTGAGATGATCACCAGAACCGGTTCCCGGCGCCCGCGGCCCCGATGGGGCGACGGCGCCGCGACCGGCACGGCCGGCGCCCTCAAGGAGGCCCTCGTCGGCTTCGCCCGGCGCTGCTACCCACTGCGCTACCTCGGGCTCATGATGATCTGCGGGATCCTCATGAAGCCAAGCCTGGTCGATGAGAGCGCGTCCCTGGCCCCCCTGGTCAAGGCCCTCACCGCCGTCATCTTCCTCGGGCTCGTCCTAGCCCACCTCGCCCGCCGGGCGGCCCTGTCGGCCACGCTGACGCTCTTCATCCTCTACCGGCTCGCCTACCTGCCACCCACGCTGCTGGGCGATGGCGACCTGCTCAACTGGGGCTACGCCTCCGTCGCCCAGGTGAGCGTGCTCATGGTCATCGAGTTGCACGTCGGCGCCGATGAGGACTCGCGCAGGCGGCTCCTGAGGGTCCTGACCGACCTCCTCCTGCTCTACCTCATGGTCAACGCCGCGATGATCCTCCTGGGGATCTCCAAGGACGCGGCCGCGGGCGCCCAGTTCTCCCAGCCCTCCTACCTCCTGGGCATCCGCACCAGGGTCACCGACACGATCTTCCCGGCCACGATGCTGGCGTTCCTCTACGACTCGACCTCACCCAGGCGCTGGGGCTGGCGCTCAGTGATCGCCGTGGGCTCCGGCCTGCTCCAGATCGCCTCCCTCCATGTGGCCACGGCCCTGGTGGGCACTGCTATCGCGGCCATCACCTACGTCGTGATCGCCCTGAGGCCCCACGGGCGGGGCCTGCTGTCCATGAGGGCCGTCACCGTGGGCGGGCTCGTCATCACGTTGCTCGTCGTGGTGGCCCGGATCCACCTCCTGTTCACCTCCCTCATCGAGGGCGCCCTGGGCAAGTCGCTCACGCTGACCGGGCGCACGGACATCTGGGACTCCGCCCTGCCGATCCTCGCGGACTCCCCGCTGCTGGGCCACGGCATCAACCACGAGTTCGGCAGGTTCGTCCCCGGCGCCGACGGCGGCCTGTGGCAGGCCCACAACCAGTACCTGCAGATCATGCACGACGGCGGGCTGATCGCCGTGGGCCTCTTCGTCGCCCTGCTGTGGGTGGCCAGCGCCCGGATGGACCGCTCGAGCTGCGACCCGCGCGCCCGTGCCGCCCTAACCTCCGTCTACGCGGCGATGTCGGTGATGGCTGTCAGCGAGATCTACATCTACAACATGGCCCTGTTCATCCTCATTCCCTTCCTCGCCAGCCGGGTTCCCGAGCTGACAGGCGGCCCTCGCGCCGCCGAGACCGGCCCCATCGATAGGAGCGCCGTGCGATGA
- a CDS encoding glycosyltransferase family 4 protein — MRRRMAALVSLTGAATAVAGIRALRGRPSRRAGGAVERRIGIMGRIDLGETMVDGQTVKTRVVYRHLADRFGAGAIRTVDTLDYRHHPLRVAKDAARCLAACDDVVVLLSDNGRRFFFPVLALAASARGTRVFHNLIGGRLADDIERDPSGRLVRYLNAFQVNWVESRALVARLAELGVRNAAYLPNFKDLDAGEARLDAPTGRPARLCTFSRVVPGKGIENAVRTVARLNEDAGAAGPVAVLDIYGPVDEDYEEAFRALIESAPHARYMGAVKPEQGVATIRDYHALLFPTEFWGEGIPGTIVDAMGAGLPVIASHWAFYSEMLTDGVTGLGYDFERPEDLRPTIESFLALPRQEVEAMRRAMHERAEAYTADAVFERIAEALTAHP, encoded by the coding sequence ATGAGAAGACGGATGGCCGCGCTGGTCTCCCTCACGGGCGCCGCCACCGCGGTCGCTGGGATCAGGGCCCTCCGAGGCCGCCCCTCTCGCCGGGCGGGCGGGGCGGTGGAGCGCCGTATCGGCATCATGGGCCGGATCGACCTCGGTGAGACGATGGTCGACGGCCAGACCGTCAAGACCCGAGTGGTCTACCGCCACCTCGCCGACCGCTTCGGCGCTGGCGCCATCCGCACCGTCGACACCCTCGACTACCGCCACCACCCCCTGCGGGTGGCCAAGGACGCGGCCCGCTGCCTGGCCGCGTGCGACGACGTCGTCGTGCTCCTGTCCGACAACGGCCGCCGCTTCTTCTTCCCCGTGCTCGCCCTGGCCGCCTCGGCGCGAGGCACGCGCGTCTTCCACAACCTCATCGGGGGGCGCCTCGCCGACGACATCGAGCGCGATCCCTCGGGCCGCCTGGTGCGCTACCTCAACGCCTTCCAGGTCAACTGGGTGGAGAGCCGGGCCCTCGTGGCCCGCCTGGCCGAGCTCGGCGTGCGCAACGCCGCCTACCTGCCTAACTTCAAGGACCTCGATGCCGGCGAGGCCCGCCTCGACGCGCCCACGGGGCGCCCCGCCCGCCTGTGCACCTTCTCCAGGGTGGTCCCGGGCAAGGGAATTGAGAACGCCGTGCGCACCGTGGCCCGCCTCAACGAGGACGCGGGCGCCGCCGGGCCTGTGGCCGTGCTCGACATCTACGGGCCGGTCGACGAGGACTACGAGGAGGCCTTCCGCGCCCTGATCGAGAGCGCCCCCCATGCGCGCTACATGGGCGCCGTCAAGCCCGAGCAGGGCGTGGCGACCATCCGAGACTACCATGCCCTGCTCTTCCCCACCGAGTTCTGGGGCGAGGGGATCCCCGGCACCATCGTCGACGCCATGGGCGCGGGACTGCCCGTCATCGCCAGCCACTGGGCCTTCTACTCCGAGATGCTCACCGACGGCGTGACGGGGCTCGGCTATGACTTCGAGCGCCCCGAGGACCTCCGCCCGACCATCGAGTCCTTCCTCGCCCTGCCCCGCCAAGAGGTTGAGGCCATGCGCCGCGCCATGCACGAGCGCGCCGAGGCCTACACCGCCGACGCGGTCTTCGAACGGATCGCCGAGGCCCTCACCGCCCACCCATGA
- a CDS encoding lipopolysaccharide biosynthesis protein: MRRILPRRATGSAVDSLLLASVKIVTLGSTMANTMILSHSLSLTDYGTYAQGVLLVTICSDSTILGMADAVNYFFNRGGKRRLSRAYVRAIVMIQMAVGLVTALAMILAQGAIGDYFSNPLLPPLIILLMARPMLTNMTSVFQVLIVSIGQARVIAIRNLVLAALKFIAVLVTATITSDLAILFAMLLALDAASLLWFWNGFRRWQYPVWPSLPNWRRIRQILGLALPMGVYVLTATLMRQIGALVIGLNEPTERYAVYSNASMVLPLDLISASFLTVIVPIVTRYIGADQKERIRELFRHYLAVGYLTTGTFAVACLVVAPEVVQVLYGARYLDGLAVFCLYLVTAMVRFASLSLILSAAGRTRALMAVSLVAVAANAALCPALYALIGFIGPAVASVVVNAAMTWALLRLSLKEIEGSLRSAFDPHDLALYVLSALAAAAAGAGARWALLSIGAPVPVIAVVVFTAVTAAVLALNRRSLMGSLRAINAMK; encoded by the coding sequence GTGAGAAGGATCCTGCCCCGCCGCGCCACCGGCAGCGCCGTCGACTCCCTGCTCCTGGCCAGTGTCAAGATCGTGACGCTGGGCTCGACCATGGCCAACACCATGATCCTGTCGCACAGCCTGTCGCTGACCGACTACGGCACCTACGCGCAGGGCGTGCTCCTGGTGACCATCTGCTCGGACTCCACCATCCTGGGGATGGCCGACGCCGTCAACTACTTCTTCAACCGCGGCGGGAAGCGGCGCCTCTCGCGGGCCTACGTGCGCGCCATCGTCATGATCCAGATGGCCGTGGGCCTGGTGACCGCCCTGGCGATGATCCTCGCCCAGGGCGCCATCGGCGACTACTTCTCCAACCCCCTGCTGCCCCCGCTCATCATCCTGCTCATGGCGCGGCCCATGCTCACGAACATGACCAGCGTCTTCCAGGTCCTCATCGTCTCGATCGGGCAGGCGCGGGTCATCGCGATCCGCAACCTCGTGCTGGCGGCACTGAAGTTCATCGCCGTCCTCGTCACGGCCACCATCACCTCTGACCTGGCGATCCTGTTCGCGATGCTCCTCGCCCTCGACGCGGCGTCCCTTCTGTGGTTCTGGAACGGCTTCAGGCGCTGGCAGTACCCCGTGTGGCCGTCGCTGCCCAACTGGCGCCGCATCCGCCAGATCCTGGGGCTCGCCCTGCCCATGGGTGTCTACGTGCTGACGGCCACCCTCATGAGGCAGATCGGCGCGCTGGTCATCGGCTTGAACGAGCCCACCGAGCGCTACGCCGTCTACTCCAACGCCTCCATGGTCCTGCCCCTGGACCTCATCTCCGCCTCCTTCCTCACCGTCATCGTGCCGATCGTCACCCGCTACATCGGCGCCGACCAGAAGGAGCGTATCCGCGAGCTCTTCCGGCACTACCTGGCCGTCGGCTACCTGACTACCGGCACCTTCGCTGTGGCCTGCCTCGTGGTCGCCCCCGAGGTCGTGCAGGTCCTCTACGGCGCCCGCTACCTCGATGGCCTGGCCGTCTTCTGCCTCTACCTCGTCACCGCCATGGTGCGCTTCGCCAGCCTCTCGCTCATCCTGTCCGCCGCCGGCAGGACCCGCGCGCTCATGGCGGTCTCCCTGGTCGCCGTCGCCGCCAACGCGGCGCTGTGCCCCGCGCTCTACGCCCTCATCGGCTTCATCGGGCCGGCCGTGGCCTCCGTCGTCGTCAACGCGGCGATGACCTGGGCCCTCCTGCGCCTGAGCCTGAAGGAGATCGAGGGGAGCCTGCGCTCGGCCTTCGACCCCCACGACCTGGCCCTCTACGTCTTGAGCGCGCTGGCGGCCGCGGCCGCGGGCGCCGGGGCGCGCTGGGCGCTGCTCTCGATCGGCGCCCCCGTGCCCGTGATCGCGGTGGTCGTCTTCACCGCCGTAACCGCGGCGGTGCTCGCCCTCAACCGGAGATCCCTCATGGGCTCGCTGCGCGCGATCAACGCGATGAAGTGA